The following coding sequences are from one Nicotiana tomentosiformis chromosome 3, ASM39032v3, whole genome shotgun sequence window:
- the LOC104107665 gene encoding pectinesterase/pectinesterase inhibitor PPE8B-like: MTTGAMWFIAVIAILPLLLCGEGQQMQTPHAIVTKDGSGNYTTITDAIISAPNNSVNKYYIKIKQGTYYEYIQVDKWKTNIVLIGEGMDNTIISGNKSYGGDGITTSLTATVGVNGKGFMARDITFRNDAGRENQQAVALRAEAEYLTFYRCRFDGFQDNLYTKEGRQFYRDCEIFGTIDFICGDATAMFQNCLIEARLPLPKQYNTITAQQREYWNLTTGIVLQNCTLKATDELEKMGNVTTFLGRPWGNFSRTVVMQSYIDHFINPRGWVEFITELLVQPFYLDYENRGPGAITEGRVEWASVTRDPEVASNFTVRYFIEGDKWISADVPRYLDLHE, from the exons ATGACAACTGGAGCTATGTGGTTTATTGCAGTTATAGCCATTTTGCCACTCCTTTTATGTGGCGAAGGCCAACAGATGCAAACACCTCATGCAATTGTTACTAAAGATGGCTCCGGGAATTACACCACAATAACGGATGCCATCATTTCAGCACCAAACAACAGTGTAAATAAATACTATATCAAAATTAAGCAAGGGACGTATTATGAATATATTCAAGTAGATAAATGGAAAACAAACATAGTCCTAATCGGTGAAGGCATGGACAATACCATAATTTCAGGGAATAAGAGCTACGGTGGTGATGGCATCACCACAAGTCTCACTGCTACTGTGG GTGTCAATGGGAAGGGCTTCATGGCCCGAGATATCACATTTAGGAACGATGCTGGACGAGAGAACCAACAAGCAGTAGCATTAAGAGCAGAAGCTGAATATCTCACTTTCTATAGGTGTCGTTTTGACGGCTTTCAAGACAACTTATACACAAAAGAAGGCCGACAATTCTACAGGGATTGTGAAATATTTGGCACCATAGATTTCATCTGTGGTGATGCAACAGCCATGTTCCAGAACTGCTTAATTGAAGCACGCCTGCCACTTCCCAAGCAATATAATACAATCACAGCACAACAGAGAGAATATTGGAACTTAACAACAGGAATAGTGCTGCAAAATTGCACACTAAAAGCAACTGATGAGTTGGAGAAAATGGgtaatgttactacatttttagGCCGACCGTGGGGTAATTTCTCTAGGACAGTGGTCATGCAAAGTTACATTGACCATTTTATTAATCCAAGAGGATGGGTTGAATTTATAACTGAATTGTTAGTTCAGCCATTCTatcttgactatgagaatagaGGACCGGGCGCAATTACAGAGGGACGAGTGGAGTGGGCGTCTGTCACTAGAGATCCAGAGGTTGCATCAAATTTTACGGTCAGATACTTCATAGAAGGTGACAAATGGATTTCTGCCGATGTTCCGCGTTATTTAGATCTTCATGAATAG
- the LOC138908444 gene encoding uncharacterized protein, with protein sequence MINLCKRGHHALLSSMDDDNGRGWMEWTWLNPSDLFTELDLPAGSVAIPEEDILADPADAARLLQEALTLTITPTEDDVSALWGEYDLVKYANCRFRDPIAATGAAGLSTRSLPSLVGEHQTTSTTFDAAASHSSTPSASSPPSPIPATATSFPSAPILPLAIATPSPSATPDHEEGVPLPQSPVHGNLGQNYAAPSEDPQRRRNITLSANFIASEGLQRAAEAVVLEARLQQSKQEVITLSQEIGPLRVRYDEAKAKWAEVQNDVLAATDREASSAERVINLEAALNSKSEELAIVEAKHAQLEEKYRKTTEHSRLFRSTIRQLAVSLQSARSARKNLSAEVTQLKEELKHRSASLIVEKPYSMYSMRRKTLEEAKDGIIDVDAKIAKARELELAAKNRLPTQSDAPGSSDFGSEFSETEEGSEGDEAEDQTGGKH encoded by the exons atgataaacctttgcaagcgtggccaccatgctttattgtctagcatggatgatgacaacggccgtggatggatggaatg gacttggttgaacccttctgacttgttcacgGAATTAGATCTACCTGCAGGCTCTGTTGCTATCCCCGAGGAGGACATtctggctgatcctgctgatgcagcgaggctgcttcaggaagcacttactctAACAA ttacaccaactgaagacgatgtctcggcactttggggagaatatGATTTGGTAAAATATGCCAACTGCCGTTTTCGAGACCCAATTGCTGCAACCGGTGCTGCGGGGCTGAGTACCAGGTCCTTGCCGTCTTTAGTTGGCGAGCATCAAACAACCAGCACtacatttgatgcagctgcttctcactcttcaactccatcagcttcatctccaccttcaccaataccagcaactgctacatcatttcctTCCGCACCTATTCTCCCACTAGCGATTGCTACACCATCTCCATCGGCcacacctgaccatgaagaaggtgttcctcttccacagtccccagttcatgggaatttgggacaAAATTATGCTgctccttctgaagatccacaaaggaggaggaacattactctttcg GCCAACTTtattgcttctgagggccttcaaag AGCTGCTGAGgccgttgttttggaggctcgtttgcagcaaagcaaGCAAGAAGTGATAActcttagccaagaaattgggccACTGAGGGTTAGATATGAtgaagccaaggccaaatgggcagaagtccagaacgacgttcttgctgcaaccgaccgCGAGGCTTCCTCCGCTGAAAGAGTTATTAATTTggaagcagccttgaactccaaaagcgAAGAGCTTGCTATCGTGGAggcgaaacatgcccagctagaagagaagtacaggaaaactaccGAACATAGTAGGCTCTTTCGTTCAACTATCCGCCAGCTCGCCGTCAGCCTCCAATCTGCTAGATCCGCCCGGAAAAACCTTTCCGCCGAGGTCACtcaacttaaagaagaacttaagcaccgatcagcttccctcattgttgaaaaaccttattccatgtatagcatgaggagaaaaaccttggaagaggccaaagatgGTATTATTGACGttgatgccaaaattgctaaggcccgagagcttgagttggctgcaaaaaataGACTCCCGACGCAGTCtgatgctccaggttcttctgaCTTCGGTTCTGAGTTTTCAGAAACTGAAGAAGGATCGGAAGGCGATGAGGCCGAAGACCAAACTGGGGGAAAGCATTGA